Proteins encoded by one window of Acuticoccus sp. MNP-M23:
- a CDS encoding ABC transporter ATP-binding protein, with amino-acid sequence MSDAYLSLEKLTLAYGDTVAVKDLDLAIDNGELVTLLGPSGCGKTTTMRAIAGLLKPAGGRIRLDGADITRVAANRRAVGLVFQSYALFPHLNVFENVAFGLKLKRTPSADLERRVAEGLASVGLSEYAARRPAELSGGQQQRVALARAMVMQPKVLLLDEPLSNLDARLRLEMRTELQRVQRETGTTMIFVTHDQAEALALADRIIVMLNGAIEQIGTPEDLYNRPASAFVADFVGFENVFAVRDGELVTDAGAVPVSGPVPPGAAGLAWRPGMVTLGEGPFEGQVMGGSFAGRSREYLIASPLGTIKAEADAALPAHAPGATVAFDLPVDRAAPLART; translated from the coding sequence ATGTCTGATGCGTACCTTTCGCTGGAAAAGCTCACCCTTGCCTATGGCGACACGGTCGCCGTGAAGGACCTCGACCTTGCCATCGACAATGGCGAGCTCGTCACCCTTCTTGGCCCCTCCGGCTGCGGCAAGACCACGACCATGCGCGCCATCGCGGGCCTGCTGAAGCCTGCCGGCGGGCGCATCCGGCTCGATGGCGCGGACATCACGCGGGTTGCCGCCAACCGGCGCGCGGTGGGGCTGGTGTTCCAGTCCTACGCCCTATTCCCGCACCTCAACGTGTTCGAGAACGTGGCGTTCGGCCTCAAGCTCAAGCGCACGCCCTCGGCTGACCTGGAGCGCCGCGTGGCCGAGGGTCTTGCGTCCGTCGGCCTGTCCGAATACGCGGCGCGGCGCCCGGCCGAACTCTCCGGCGGCCAGCAGCAGCGCGTCGCCCTTGCCAGAGCGATGGTGATGCAGCCCAAAGTGCTCCTCCTCGACGAGCCCCTCTCCAACCTCGACGCGCGCCTCCGCCTCGAAATGCGCACCGAGCTCCAGCGCGTCCAGCGCGAGACCGGCACCACCATGATCTTCGTCACCCACGACCAGGCCGAGGCGCTGGCGCTGGCGGACCGGATCATCGTGATGCTGAATGGCGCCATCGAGCAGATCGGCACGCCCGAAGACCTCTACAACCGCCCCGCCTCCGCCTTCGTCGCCGACTTTGTGGGCTTCGAGAACGTGTTTGCGGTGCGCGATGGCGAGCTCGTCACCGATGCGGGCGCCGTGCCGGTATCCGGCCCCGTGCCGCCGGGCGCTGCGGGCCTTGCCTGGCGTCCGGGCATGGTGACGCTCGGCGAAGGCCCGTTCGAGGGGCAGGTGATGGGCGGTTCGTTCGCAGGCCGCAGCCGCGAATATCTCATCGCCTCGCCGCTCGGCACCATCAAGGCCGAGGCCGATGCCGCGCTGCCGGCCCACGCGCCCGGCGCCACCGTCGCCTTCGACCTGCCGGTCGACCGCGCGGCTCCCCTGGCGCGCACCTGA
- a CDS encoding nucleoside hydrolase yields the protein MDLWIDTDAGFDDLLALLIVAHTGTPVDGISLVFGNSTIDHVAENAASAVAAFGLGAPVYIGRAASVLGTAETAQRVLGDSGILSSGPPLPPGPHPTGDAFSALCDWLSGPGPHTVLALGPLTNIAALALARPDLAARITSLVWMGGGVTAGNHTASAEFNAFADPEAVAIVLGHRLPLKMVDLDLCRQVTATPADVAPVLGAGGPNAEALAGMFGAFIDIAISRGRHEMALYDAAAAIAVVRPDLVTFTPAHIAMELAGTHTRGRTVVDRRTPANANAEVATAIDAPAARALVLAALEAAAR from the coding sequence ATGGACCTGTGGATCGACACCGACGCCGGGTTCGACGACCTGCTGGCGCTCCTCATCGTGGCGCACACCGGAACGCCGGTGGACGGCATCTCGCTGGTGTTCGGCAACAGCACCATCGACCATGTGGCCGAGAACGCCGCCAGCGCCGTGGCCGCCTTCGGGCTTGGCGCTCCGGTCTATATCGGCCGTGCGGCCTCGGTGCTCGGCACGGCCGAAACCGCACAGCGGGTGCTTGGCGACAGCGGCATCTTGTCCAGCGGGCCGCCGCTGCCGCCCGGTCCGCACCCCACCGGCGATGCGTTTTCCGCGCTTTGTGACTGGCTCTCCGGCCCGGGGCCGCACACGGTTCTGGCGCTGGGGCCGCTCACCAACATCGCCGCGCTGGCGCTGGCACGGCCGGACCTTGCCGCGCGCATCACATCGCTGGTGTGGATGGGCGGCGGCGTCACCGCAGGCAACCACACCGCCTCGGCCGAGTTCAATGCGTTCGCCGACCCGGAGGCCGTTGCCATCGTCCTCGGTCACCGCCTCCCCCTCAAAATGGTCGACCTCGACCTTTGCCGACAGGTCACCGCCACCCCCGCCGACGTGGCGCCGGTGCTCGGCGCCGGCGGCCCCAACGCGGAGGCGCTGGCGGGCATGTTCGGCGCCTTCATCGACATTGCCATCTCCCGCGGCCGGCACGAGATGGCCCTTTACGATGCCGCTGCCGCCATTGCCGTGGTGCGGCCGGATCTCGTCACCTTCACGCCGGCGCACATTGCAATGGAGCTTGCCGGCACCCACACCCGCGGCCGCACCGTGGTGGACCGGCGCACCCCCGCGAACGCCAACGCCGAAGTTGCCACCGCCATCGACGCTCCGGCCGCCCGCGCGCTGGTGCTCGCCGCCCTCGAAGCTGCCGCCCGATGA
- a CDS encoding adenine deaminase C-terminal domain-containing protein, whose translation MTPPRPASDLDAPDLRARAVKAARGDAPFDILIAGGTLIDMVTGAHRDADVGLVGPLIASVHPRGTRQDAHRTIDAARHFVSPGLIDTHMHVESSMVTPAAYAGAVLPRGVTTAVWDPHEFGNVCGVAGVRWAVEAAKNLPLRFLTLAPSCVPSAPGLECAGADFDAATIAELLAWPEIAGLAEVMTMRPVIDGDPRMTAIVNAALASGKLVRGHARGLTGADLNAFMAAGISSDHELTSADDLLEKLTAGLTIELRGSHPHLLAEFAQALIALGHLPPTLTLCTDDTFPDDLAAHGGLDNVLRHLTRHGMRAEWALRAATYNAAVAINRPDLGLIAPGRRADIAVFRDLEAFSAAHVLADGVPVAADGRITAALPEHDPAPLLDTMKLAPFTPADFEVKADGDRARIATIAQPRFTQWGKLDADVVDGCIVPPAGTALIAVVHRHGRADGRPRVGFLEGWGTWRGAFATTVSHDSHNLTIFGGSAADLAAAANAVIAAGGGMAVASDGKVTAVLPLPLCGLVSDQPLAGVAEGFRAIRTAVDAIADWAPPLRVFKACFGATLACNAGPHQTDRGIADIGAGRLMESPVLSGQPG comes from the coding sequence ATGACCCCGCCCCGCCCCGCCAGCGACCTCGACGCGCCTGACCTGCGCGCCCGCGCGGTAAAGGCTGCACGCGGCGATGCGCCGTTCGATATCCTCATTGCGGGCGGCACATTGATCGACATGGTGACCGGCGCGCATAGGGACGCCGACGTCGGCCTCGTCGGCCCGCTCATCGCCAGCGTTCACCCGCGCGGCACAAGGCAGGACGCGCACCGGACCATCGACGCAGCACGCCACTTCGTGTCGCCCGGCCTCATCGACACGCACATGCATGTGGAAAGCTCGATGGTGACTCCCGCAGCCTATGCCGGGGCTGTCCTGCCCCGCGGCGTGACCACCGCGGTGTGGGACCCGCACGAGTTCGGCAACGTGTGCGGCGTTGCGGGCGTGCGGTGGGCGGTGGAGGCTGCAAAGAACCTGCCGCTGCGCTTCCTCACCCTTGCCCCGTCGTGCGTCCCTTCCGCGCCGGGCCTCGAATGCGCCGGCGCGGATTTTGACGCCGCCACAATCGCCGAGCTTCTGGCGTGGCCGGAGATCGCCGGCCTTGCCGAGGTGATGACCATGCGCCCGGTGATCGACGGGGACCCGCGCATGACCGCCATCGTCAATGCGGCGCTGGCGTCCGGCAAGCTGGTGCGCGGCCATGCGCGCGGCCTCACCGGCGCCGATCTCAACGCCTTCATGGCCGCCGGCATCAGCTCCGACCACGAGCTGACCTCTGCCGACGATCTCCTGGAAAAGCTGACGGCGGGCCTCACTATCGAACTGCGCGGCTCGCATCCGCACCTGCTGGCCGAGTTTGCGCAGGCTCTGATCGCCCTTGGCCACCTCCCGCCGACGCTGACCCTGTGCACCGACGATACCTTTCCGGACGATCTGGCCGCGCACGGTGGGCTCGACAACGTGCTGCGTCATCTGACGCGCCACGGCATGCGGGCCGAATGGGCGCTGCGTGCTGCCACCTACAATGCGGCCGTTGCCATCAACCGCCCTGATCTCGGCCTCATCGCGCCCGGCCGCCGCGCCGACATTGCGGTCTTCCGCGACCTGGAGGCGTTCAGCGCTGCGCACGTGCTGGCGGACGGCGTGCCCGTCGCAGCAGACGGCCGCATCACCGCCGCGTTGCCGGAGCACGATCCGGCGCCGCTTCTGGACACAATGAAGCTTGCTCCGTTCACCCCCGCCGATTTCGAGGTGAAGGCCGATGGCGACCGGGCGCGGATCGCCACCATCGCCCAGCCGCGCTTCACGCAATGGGGCAAGCTTGATGCGGACGTGGTGGACGGCTGCATCGTTCCGCCTGCGGGAACGGCACTGATTGCCGTCGTTCACCGCCATGGACGGGCAGATGGCCGCCCCCGCGTCGGCTTTCTGGAAGGCTGGGGCACATGGCGCGGCGCGTTCGCCACCACCGTCTCCCACGACAGCCACAACCTTACGATTTTTGGCGGGAGTGCCGCGGACCTTGCCGCCGCCGCCAACGCGGTGATTGCCGCCGGCGGCGGCATGGCTGTCGCATCAGATGGCAAGGTGACGGCGGTGCTGCCGCTTCCCTTGTGCGGTCTCGTCTCCGACCAGCCGCTCGCCGGTGTGGCCGAAGGGTTCCGCGCGATCCGCACGGCGGTGGACGCAATTGCCGACTGGGCGCCGCCCTTGCGCGTCTTCAAGGCCTGTTTCGGCGCAACGCTTGCCTGCAACGCCGGCCCCCACCAGACTGATCGGGGCATTGCCGACATCGGCGCCGGCCGCCTCATGGAAAGCCCCGTTCTCTCCGGTCAGCCCGGCTGA
- a CDS encoding M20 aminoacylase family protein — protein sequence MTRIPPAIIADLPALTALRRDLHAHPELGFEETRTSAIVAEMLAEEGIQVHRGLGGTGVVGTLQVGNGTRRIGLRADMDALAMPETVARSYQSTVPGKMHACGHDGHTTMLLGAARHLARARNFSGTVHFIFQPAEEGRGGARKMVEDGLFEQFPCDAVYGLHNMPGLSVDEIAVVEGPQLASSDSWRLTFRGVGTHGAKPHLGRDPITAAGTFLAALQTIPGRVVDPLQPAVVSACSLQAGDPRALNVIPDVVEIGGTARAYTPEVRDQLEAEIGRLARGTAEMFGIEAEYDFIRRIAPVVNDADATARAMKAAEAVVGDKVARRFPPSTAGDDFSVFAGEAPGCYIWLGNGPAVDGALHHNTGYDFNDDAIATGAAYWSALVEGELAADQPG from the coding sequence ATGACCCGTATCCCGCCTGCCATCATCGCCGACCTTCCCGCACTCACGGCGTTGCGGCGGGATCTTCATGCCCATCCGGAGCTTGGCTTCGAAGAGACGCGGACCAGCGCCATTGTCGCCGAGATGCTGGCGGAGGAAGGCATTCAGGTGCACCGGGGCCTTGGGGGGACGGGGGTCGTCGGCACGCTTCAGGTGGGGAACGGAACGCGGCGGATCGGGCTGCGCGCGGATATGGATGCACTGGCGATGCCGGAAACGGTGGCGCGGTCCTACCAGTCCACGGTGCCGGGAAAGATGCATGCCTGCGGACATGACGGGCACACCACCATGCTTCTGGGGGCGGCGCGTCATCTGGCCCGTGCGCGCAACTTTTCCGGGACCGTCCATTTCATCTTCCAGCCTGCGGAGGAGGGGCGCGGCGGCGCGAGGAAGATGGTCGAGGACGGGCTGTTCGAGCAGTTTCCGTGCGATGCCGTGTACGGCCTTCACAACATGCCGGGATTGAGTGTGGACGAGATTGCCGTAGTGGAGGGGCCGCAACTGGCCTCCTCCGACAGCTGGCGGCTGACCTTCAGGGGTGTCGGCACTCACGGCGCCAAGCCGCATCTCGGGCGTGACCCGATCACGGCTGCCGGCACTTTTCTGGCCGCGTTGCAGACGATTCCCGGCCGGGTGGTGGACCCGCTGCAGCCGGCGGTGGTCAGCGCCTGTTCGCTGCAGGCTGGCGACCCGCGGGCGCTCAACGTGATCCCCGACGTTGTGGAGATCGGCGGCACCGCGCGCGCCTATACGCCCGAAGTGCGCGACCAGCTGGAGGCCGAGATCGGCCGGCTGGCCCGCGGCACGGCGGAGATGTTCGGCATTGAAGCCGAATACGATTTCATCCGCCGAATTGCGCCCGTGGTGAACGATGCGGATGCCACCGCCCGCGCAATGAAGGCGGCAGAGGCGGTGGTGGGCGACAAGGTCGCGCGCCGCTTTCCGCCATCAACGGCCGGAGACGATTTCTCGGTTTTCGCAGGTGAGGCGCCGGGGTGCTACATCTGGCTTGGCAACGGTCCGGCGGTCGACGGCGCGCTCCATCACAACACCGGCTATGATTTCAACGATGACGCCATTGCCACAGGGGCGGCCTACTGGAGCGCGCTGGTGGAAGGCGAGCTGGCGGCCGATCAGCCGGGCTGA
- a CDS encoding calcium-binding protein, whose product MLVGTVNGEIIDALGGNDSVYANGGNDTVYGRDGNDDIYGGSGNDELYGQGGNDTLSGNEGSDLLYGGEGDDWVRDLTADGGNDFLSGGNGNDLIQLTAGGSDTVNGGGGNDTISFETASFSAIVNLTTNYFNFRGSNGIVTEVENVTGGGNSDSLTGNSVGNRMIGNLGGDTIYGAGGNDTIYGGHGWQSSDPEGTTFDNATDRIYGGDGNDLLSGGNGGDSIDGGSGNDTIHGNSAEFSGFNSNEVLDSNDTLSGGVGNDLVFGNQRNDLLFGDSGSDTLIGGRDQDTLYGGTDNDLLYGDGDGAQVTTSTTQSYQDVLYGDDGNDTLYGGESNDTLNGGSGADFLYGNVDNDSLNGDTGNDYLDGGSGNDGLHGGDGTDTLYGGTGNDTLDGGAGNDTMNGGSGDDRYLVDELGDQIIDSAGDDTVASTRSYTLSASLENLELLGATNLSGTGNAGNNLIIGNSGFNALDGAGGIDTLLGGSGEDTLTDTDGGDQLDGGLGDDTYNVDFASSLVEEAVGGAAGGVDRVRASSSFTIGDNVEYLRLLGSGNIDGTGNAIDNIVNGTGGDNRLYGEGGDDRLNAKAGSDTLQGGDGADTLSGDGGDDKLSGQNGDDELNGGSGEDQLAGQSGDDVLFGGDDDDELTGNVGDDTLDGGTGFDTLDGGGGEDVFLFEGAFGRDTITLFQFGMDTIDLTDLRDENGGSPIVFNQLIVQQTGTSATIYLDLDQDGVIEQEDLDDDGDTEGASIELLDTSAASLSASDFLF is encoded by the coding sequence GTGCTCGTAGGCACAGTCAATGGCGAAATTATCGATGCCCTTGGCGGCAATGACAGTGTTTATGCTAATGGCGGCAATGATACGGTCTACGGTCGCGATGGCAATGACGATATTTACGGCGGGTCGGGCAACGACGAGCTTTACGGTCAAGGGGGAAATGACACACTCTCTGGCAACGAAGGCTCCGACCTTCTTTACGGTGGAGAAGGTGACGACTGGGTCAGAGACCTGACCGCGGATGGCGGTAATGATTTCCTTTCCGGCGGCAACGGAAACGACCTCATCCAGTTGACAGCAGGCGGTTCCGATACTGTCAACGGTGGCGGCGGCAACGACACAATATCATTCGAAACCGCATCTTTCAGCGCGATAGTTAATCTAACAACAAATTACTTCAATTTCAGAGGCTCTAATGGTATTGTTACTGAAGTCGAAAATGTTACCGGCGGCGGCAACAGTGATTCGCTAACCGGAAACAGTGTCGGCAACCGCATGATTGGAAACCTTGGGGGAGATACGATCTATGGTGCGGGGGGCAACGATACGATCTACGGCGGACATGGCTGGCAGAGTTCGGATCCTGAAGGAACCACATTCGACAACGCGACCGATCGCATCTACGGAGGCGATGGTAACGACTTGCTCAGCGGTGGGAATGGCGGCGACTCGATCGACGGCGGATCGGGCAATGACACGATCCACGGCAACAGCGCTGAGTTTAGCGGCTTCAATTCGAATGAAGTCCTCGATTCAAACGACACGCTAAGCGGCGGTGTCGGGAATGATCTGGTTTTTGGGAATCAACGCAACGACCTCCTTTTCGGCGACAGCGGAAGCGACACGCTGATCGGCGGCCGCGATCAGGACACCCTGTACGGCGGCACCGATAACGACCTTCTGTACGGTGACGGCGATGGCGCTCAGGTCACGACTTCAACCACGCAGAGCTATCAGGACGTTCTGTATGGTGACGACGGCAACGACACGCTGTATGGCGGCGAAAGCAACGACACGCTGAACGGCGGAAGCGGCGCCGACTTTCTCTACGGCAACGTCGACAACGACAGCCTGAACGGCGACACAGGCAACGACTATCTCGACGGCGGATCCGGCAATGACGGCCTTCATGGCGGCGACGGCACCGACACGCTGTACGGCGGCACCGGCAACGACACGCTGGATGGCGGCGCCGGCAACGATACGATGAACGGCGGCAGCGGCGATGACCGCTACCTGGTGGACGAGCTGGGCGACCAGATCATCGACAGTGCGGGCGACGACACGGTCGCCTCCACCCGCAGCTACACACTGAGCGCGTCCCTCGAAAACCTCGAACTCCTTGGCGCAACCAACCTCTCGGGCACCGGCAACGCCGGCAACAACCTCATCATCGGCAACAGCGGCTTCAATGCGCTTGACGGTGCCGGCGGCATCGACACGCTTCTGGGCGGGAGCGGCGAGGATACGCTCACAGATACCGATGGTGGAGACCAGCTCGACGGCGGGCTTGGCGACGACACCTACAACGTCGATTTTGCGAGCAGCCTTGTGGAGGAAGCGGTCGGCGGCGCTGCTGGCGGGGTCGACCGGGTCCGCGCGTCATCGTCCTTCACCATCGGTGACAACGTGGAGTATCTGCGGCTCCTCGGCAGCGGAAATATCGACGGAACCGGCAACGCGATCGACAATATCGTGAATGGCACCGGCGGCGACAACCGGCTTTACGGCGAGGGCGGCGATGACCGGCTGAATGCGAAAGCCGGCAGCGACACGCTGCAAGGCGGCGACGGCGCCGATACGCTGAGCGGCGACGGCGGGGACGACAAGCTGTCTGGCCAGAATGGCGACGATGAGCTGAATGGCGGCAGCGGCGAGGATCAGCTCGCCGGCCAAAGCGGTGACGATGTCTTGTTCGGCGGTGACGATGACGACGAGCTGACCGGCAACGTTGGCGATGACACGCTTGATGGCGGCACCGGCTTCGACACGCTGGACGGCGGCGGCGGCGAGGACGTGTTCCTCTTCGAGGGCGCCTTTGGGCGCGACACGATCACCCTCTTCCAGTTCGGCATGGACACGATCGACCTCACCGATCTGCGAGACGAGAACGGCGGCAGCCCGATCGTGTTCAACCAGCTCATCGTGCAGCAGACCGGCACCAGCGCCACCATCTACCTCGACCTCGATCAGGATGGAGTTATCGAGCAGGAAGACCTCGACGACGACGGCGATACCGAAGGCGCGTCCATCGAGCTTCTGGACACCAGCGCCGCATCGCTGAGCGCAAGCGACTTCCTCTTCTGA
- a CDS encoding CmcI family methyltransferase, with product MTDDDPAGAFRKARAQTIESYPEDAAFQALSADWMKAAYGRRYMYNWEAFGRPVIQLPADMMALSEIIWMVKPDLIVETGIAHGGSVVHSAAQLALLDLADATAKGELLDPLHPKRRVVAVDIDIRAHNRAALEAHPLKPRITLIEGSSVDAGVIAEVHALARGANRVMVCLDSNHTHDHVLAELCAYAPLTSRDAHCVVFDTIIEALPRDFFPARPWNPGDSPRTAIDAYMARCARDGLTGVDGAPLAFVPDRAIEEKLILTAAPGGFLRRT from the coding sequence GTGACCGACGACGATCCGGCCGGAGCCTTCCGCAAGGCGCGTGCGCAGACCATTGAAAGCTACCCTGAAGACGCGGCGTTTCAGGCCCTTTCTGCGGACTGGATGAAGGCAGCGTACGGGCGCCGCTACATGTACAACTGGGAGGCGTTCGGCCGCCCGGTGATCCAGCTTCCGGCAGACATGATGGCGCTGTCCGAAATCATCTGGATGGTGAAGCCCGATCTCATCGTCGAAACGGGTATCGCGCACGGCGGCTCGGTGGTGCACTCCGCAGCGCAGCTGGCCCTTCTCGACCTTGCCGACGCCACCGCAAAGGGCGAACTTCTCGACCCGCTCCACCCCAAACGCCGCGTGGTGGCGGTGGACATCGACATTCGTGCCCACAACCGCGCCGCGCTGGAAGCCCATCCGCTCAAGCCCCGCATCACGCTGATCGAAGGTTCCAGCGTTGATGCCGGTGTGATTGCCGAGGTTCATGCGTTGGCGCGGGGCGCGAACAGGGTGATGGTCTGCCTCGACAGCAACCACACCCACGACCATGTGCTGGCCGAGCTGTGCGCCTACGCCCCGCTCACCTCCCGCGATGCCCACTGCGTGGTGTTCGACACCATCATCGAGGCGCTGCCGAGAGATTTTTTCCCCGCCCGTCCGTGGAACCCCGGCGACAGCCCCCGAACCGCAATCGACGCCTACATGGCGCGTTGCGCGCGCGACGGTCTTACCGGCGTTGACGGGGCGCCTCTCGCCTTCGTGCCGGACCGCGCAATCGAGGAAAAACTGATCCTGACGGCAGCACCCGGCGGATTCCTGCGCCGCACCTGA
- a CDS encoding NAD(P)-dependent oxidoreductase, producing the protein MAAVEATVFGATGFIGRAVSEALRAQGLYVWCPTRADIASGAGMDRSLGHVVYAIGLTGNFRTMPVETVEAHAAMLARVLHGTRWDSFLALSSTRVYGARGDRPAREGDPITLVPSADSLYDLSKLLGDALVLSHPSPTARVARLSNVFGEGMHPSTFLASILNEAASGDVTLREDPASAKDYVPLAFAAGRLTDIVLSGRERIYNVASGAPLSHEDVAELLAETLGITISYAPGAPLRRLAEIDTGRLTGEFGSMTRRVEAELTDFFRARLRPAR; encoded by the coding sequence ATGGCGGCAGTAGAAGCGACAGTCTTCGGTGCGACCGGCTTCATCGGCCGGGCGGTGAGTGAAGCGCTGCGGGCGCAGGGACTTTACGTGTGGTGCCCGACCCGCGCGGACATTGCCTCCGGCGCCGGGATGGACCGTTCGCTCGGCCATGTGGTCTACGCGATCGGCCTCACCGGCAATTTCCGCACCATGCCGGTGGAAACGGTGGAAGCCCATGCGGCCATGCTCGCCCGCGTGCTCCACGGTACCAGGTGGGACAGCTTTCTGGCGCTCTCCTCCACGCGGGTCTATGGCGCAAGAGGAGACAGGCCCGCCCGCGAAGGTGACCCGATCACCCTCGTCCCCAGCGCCGACAGCCTTTACGACCTTTCCAAGCTTCTGGGTGATGCGCTCGTGCTCTCGCATCCGTCGCCGACGGCACGGGTGGCGCGGCTGTCCAATGTGTTCGGGGAGGGGATGCACCCGTCCACCTTCCTCGCGTCCATCTTGAACGAGGCGGCCTCCGGCGACGTCACCCTGCGCGAAGACCCCGCATCCGCCAAGGACTACGTGCCGCTCGCCTTCGCGGCCGGCCGGTTGACCGACATTGTGCTGTCAGGTCGCGAACGCATCTACAACGTGGCCAGCGGGGCGCCGCTCAGCCACGAGGATGTTGCCGAGCTTCTGGCCGAAACACTCGGCATAACAATTTCCTACGCACCGGGGGCCCCGCTGCGCCGCCTGGCCGAAATCGACACGGGCCGCCTGACGGGAGAATTCGGCAGCATGACGCGCCGGGTGGAAGCCGAACTGACCGACTTTTTCCGCGCAAGGCTCCGACCCGCCAGGTGA
- a CDS encoding acyltransferase, translating to MSIEVDPTAEISPLADIEPSRRGTRVVVGPDSVIDSFVKIKPAGGMGDVLIGARTVINAGCVIYSGNGVSIGNDVAVAANCVFASVNHEYHDKSRLIREQGFLPSRGGIVVEDDVWLGAGVILLDGAVVRKGAVVAAGSLVRGEVPSYGVAAGDPLTVKTWRQ from the coding sequence ATGAGTATCGAGGTCGATCCGACCGCCGAAATTTCCCCGCTTGCCGATATCGAGCCCAGCCGGCGCGGAACGCGCGTGGTGGTCGGGCCGGACAGCGTGATCGACAGTTTCGTGAAGATCAAACCGGCCGGCGGCATGGGCGACGTGCTGATCGGCGCCCGCACCGTGATCAACGCCGGCTGCGTGATCTACAGCGGCAACGGCGTCAGCATCGGCAACGACGTTGCGGTGGCCGCCAACTGCGTGTTCGCTTCGGTCAATCATGAGTATCACGACAAGAGCAGGCTCATCCGCGAGCAGGGCTTTTTGCCCTCGCGCGGCGGCATTGTGGTGGAAGACGACGTGTGGCTCGGTGCAGGGGTAATCCTGCTCGACGGCGCGGTCGTGCGCAAAGGGGCCGTGGTGGCCGCCGGCTCGCTGGTGCGCGGCGAGGTTCCGTCCTACGGTGTGGCAGCGGGCGATCCGCTGACGGTGAAAACATGGCGGCAGTAG
- a CDS encoding class I SAM-dependent methyltransferase, with product MNCRHCSAPLTRNFVDLGTAPPSNAYLNAADLGAGEMHLPLRVRVCDGCWLVQTEDFAAAATLFGADYAYFSATSASWLAHARRLVADMVARFNLGAGSVVVEVAANDGYLLQYVAARGIPCYGIEPAAGTAAVARGLGLEILGAFFNHALGRKLAAEGRTADLIVANNVLAHVPDINDFAKGFAALLKPGGVAIFEFPHLLQLIEHAQFDTIYHEHFSYLSLAVVTRIFALAGLTVFDAAELPTHGGSLRVFAALAGSARQVTSAPARIIAAERAAGLCDGAVYDAFQARAEAVKNGFLGTLLSMRANGLGVAAYGAAAKGNTLLNFAGVRGDLIEFVVDRSPGKVGRYMPGSRIPIVAEDVLRQRRPDRIVILPWNIAGEIARQLEYTRDWGARFMTAVPEIREF from the coding sequence GTGAACTGCCGCCATTGCAGTGCGCCGCTCACCCGCAATTTCGTCGATCTGGGCACAGCGCCGCCCTCCAATGCCTATCTCAACGCCGCCGATCTCGGCGCGGGGGAGATGCATCTTCCGCTGAGGGTCAGGGTCTGCGACGGGTGCTGGCTGGTCCAGACCGAGGATTTTGCCGCAGCCGCCACGCTGTTTGGCGCCGACTACGCCTATTTCAGCGCAACCTCCGCATCGTGGCTGGCCCATGCCCGGCGCTTGGTGGCCGACATGGTGGCAAGGTTCAACCTTGGCGCGGGCTCTGTTGTGGTGGAGGTGGCGGCCAACGACGGCTACCTCCTCCAGTACGTGGCCGCACGGGGGATCCCCTGCTACGGCATCGAGCCTGCGGCCGGCACCGCCGCCGTCGCGCGGGGCCTGGGCCTCGAGATTCTGGGCGCATTCTTCAACCACGCGCTGGGGCGCAAGCTGGCGGCGGAGGGCCGCACCGCAGACCTCATCGTCGCCAACAACGTGCTGGCCCATGTGCCGGACATCAACGATTTCGCAAAAGGTTTTGCCGCGCTGCTGAAGCCGGGCGGCGTTGCCATCTTCGAATTTCCGCACCTCCTGCAACTCATCGAGCATGCGCAGTTCGATACGATCTACCACGAGCATTTCAGCTATCTGTCGCTGGCGGTCGTCACCCGCATTTTCGCGCTCGCTGGCCTCACGGTGTTCGATGCGGCCGAGCTGCCCACCCATGGCGGGTCGCTGCGGGTGTTTGCGGCACTTGCCGGCAGTGCCCGTCAGGTCACAAGCGCCCCGGCCCGGATCATCGCCGCAGAGCGGGCCGCCGGCCTGTGCGACGGCGCTGTCTACGATGCCTTTCAGGCGCGGGCGGAGGCCGTGAAGAACGGTTTTCTGGGGACGCTTCTATCGATGCGTGCAAACGGCCTCGGCGTTGCGGCATACGGGGCCGCAGCCAAGGGCAACACGCTTCTCAACTTTGCCGGCGTGCGCGGCGACCTCATTGAGTTCGTGGTCGACCGTAGCCCCGGAAAGGTCGGGCGCTATATGCCCGGCAGCCGCATTCCCATTGTTGCGGAGGACGTCTTGCGCCAACGGCGGCCTGATCGCATCGTGATTCTGCCTTGGAATATTGCGGGCGAGATTGCACGGCAGCTTGAATATACGCGCGACTGGGGTGCCCGCTTCATGACGGCCGTCCCCGAAATACGAGAGTTCTGA